One Silurus meridionalis isolate SWU-2019-XX chromosome 10, ASM1480568v1, whole genome shotgun sequence genomic window carries:
- the si:ch211-106e7.2 gene encoding uncharacterized protein si:ch211-106e7.2 isoform X2, with product MKTFLQSQNMLQTNGKAGEQPLLQKCPFQFNSSPFEHQNPSSVSTINVPQQSVSHLIVVNNLGGSWKNNLYSHQQLVEITSNLPEDTTSLGFFADVGHFGAIVAKDQIFRLRQQNACMAKDINQQKYAPQEAISVVTPLTQKVVEGVTFSKNLNKKEISLETSFVPNKADYQPHIPQVLQSTNERGAGINDNTSQTKKSSSKSVLATEILDCVMGGPDENNNVSGQSEILSSFPHGGGDNRSAKFPRGYDARVIDRNSVSIKTRMDNLSTIPVTEWTLQKLHTLVTVLEQKQKRQQKDMPFTDLFSEILKLYWNGNHKDLCSAARSKMYVNTMKEVRLHCGTDNSVILQAVSRERLKESESSFHILEHCFTPPKMVYTSSWLNLSENLNDTDQKPDCVSSLMTLHCKPKPPDKGLPKKELDNMQDTTNETIKACNKAQSGEEEQSKPLPTEQQMNSSDKIRGHTAMDVKNKCSVKKTAGQDSMTLKNVLMECVPSEKTNTSEDKNEAPLQVSLSTQSSDVSDSFTKPGNLIQPLSTHMTTLLEKTDIADCVSVKVSVLPPEKAQRLFTDEPDEEVHNIQKEDAKILTDSKGQATAESFDKDKKQVDPAIEFDKKSNTIKINCQVENYCCLAKWFQALGYRNRGNCKCEIKADAVTFGIGVNGLNSAKHRHPFHNTCQLTDMDNRELRKTRKAKNRFAYRGLTGKKHVASPIDDDASMDEFEIVDVITNYEDVLELANSVSMQLIEKPLKRCTLHKSTTGKKHRRDHQKEITMPEIKTGDAQINLALYGTSRVKQKKNISMFTSSDKVPIPPKTINVKIGSGGNKYWNSQKKTSVLLRPSNNRRSKKLKHAKAPESNLYAADNSVIKTTSFDLITTLPCHEESAQNQPKVNNGSTLSLASADNQKKTATSQSKKKPRKKISSTRKDKIMKLKRNTFFSSFNFRRKCNSANNTNELIKTSFDPAQPNSTSKNKLNTGVALNFGVLPASFNILEGSSSMEANQSVSADSGSKDKSMLLIKRKWAISGTWCDSPRKKQCLKSTPTLPNTSGLSTFQEFKKKYEKKNQNISV from the exons ATGAAAACCTTTTTACAGTCTCAAAACATGTTACAAACAAATGGGAAAGCAGGTGAACAACCCCTGCTTCAAAAATGCCCATTTCAGTTCAATTCTTCCCCCTTCGAACACCAAAATCCATCTTCTGTCTCTACCATCAATGTACCCCAGCAGTCTGTGTCACATTTAATTGTTGTGAATAATCTTGGTGGAAGCTGGAAGAACAATCTATACAGTCACCAGCAGCTTGTGGAAATTACTTCGAATTTACCTGAAGACACCACCTCTCTGGGATTCTTTGCTGATGTTGGACACTTTGGTGCTATTGTAGCGAAGGATCAAATATTCAGACTTCGTCAACAAAATGCCTGTATGGCCAAAGATATCAATCAGCAGAAGTATGCGCCTCAGGAAGCTATTTCTGTTGTTACACCATTGACTCAAAAGGTGGTGGAAGGTGTTACATTTTCAAAGAACCTAAACAAAAAGGAGATAAGCCTTGAAACGAGCTTTGTACCCAATAAGGCTGACTATCAACCTCACATTCCACAGGTTTTACAATCAACAAATGAAAGAGGTGcaggaataaatgataatacATCACAAACAAAGAAATCATCATCAAAATCTGTACTAGCCACTGAAATACTTGATTGCGTGATGGGTGGGCCTGATGAGAATAATAACGTTTCTGGTCAGAGTGAAATATTGTCCTCATTCCctcatggtggtggtgataaccGTAGTGCTAAATTTCCCAGAGGATATGATGCTAGAGTGATTGACAGAAATTCTGTGAGCATCAAAACTAGAATGGATAACTTGTCTACTATACCTGTAACTGAGTGGACTCTTCAGAAATTGCACACCTTGGTGACTGTCTTAGAGCAGAAGCAAAAAAGGCAGCAGAAGGACATGCCTTTTACTGACCTTTTTAGTGAGATTCTAAAGTTGTATTGGAATGGGAATCATAAAGATTTATGTAGTGCCGCAAGATCAAAAATGTATGTCAACACCATGAAAGAAGTCAGACTTCACTGTGGAACAGACAATTCTGTAATACTCCAGGCAGTTTCAAGAGAGAGACTAAAGGAATCTGAATCAAGTTTTCACATTTTAGAACACTGCTTTACACCACCCAAGATGGTGTACACATCGTCCTGGTTAAATCTCAGTGAGAATCTCAATGATACTGACCAGAAACCTGATTGTGTGTCATCCTTAATGACTTTGCACTGCAAACCCAAACCCCCTGACAAAGGATTGCCAAAGAAAGAGCTGGACAACATGCAGGACACTACAAATGAAACGATAAAGGCATGTAATAAGGCACAAAGTGGTGAAGAGGAGCAGAGCAAACCGTTACCGACTGAGCAGCAAATGAACTCAAGTGACAAAATCAGAGGACACACTGCCATGGatgtcaaaaataaatgttctgtCAAAAAGACAGCAGGACAAGATAGTATGactctgaaaaatgtgttaatgGAATGTGTGCCAtcagaaaaaacaaatacatcagAGGATAAAAATGAGGCACCTTTGCAAGTTTCGTTAAGTACACAATCATCTGATGTCAGTGACAGCTTTACAAAACCTGGGAACTTGATCCAACCCCTCAGTACACACATGACAACTTTACTGGAGAAAACTGATATTGCAGACTGCGTTTCTGTCAAAGTGAGCGTCCTTCCACCAGAGAAAGCGCAAAGATTGTTTACTGATGAGCCAGATGAAGAGGTGCACAACATACAAAAAGAAGATGCTAAAATTTTGACTGACAGCAAGGGTCAAGCCACTGCTGAATCATTTGACAAGGATAAAAAGCAAGTGGACCCTGCAATTGAATTTGATAAAAAGAGCAATACAATTAAAATCAATTGCCAAGTGGAGAACTACTGTTGTCTTGCTAAATGGTTCCAAGCTTTGGGCTACAGAAATAGAGGAAATTGCAAGTGTGAGATAAAGGCTGATGCTGTAACCTTTGGCATAGGTGTGAATGGGTTAAATTCAGCTAAGCACAGGCATCCTTTCCACAACACTTGTCAGCTCACTGATATGGACAATCGTGAGCTAAGAAAAACCAGAAAGGCAAAGAATAGATTTGCATACAGAGGTCTGACTGGAAAAAAACATGTTGCCTCACCTATTGATGATGATGCCAGCATGGATGAGTTTGAGATTGTGGATGTCATCACAAATTATGAAGATGTACTGGAATTGGCCAATTCAGTGTCTATGCAGTTGATAGAAAAACCACTAAAACGATGCACTTTACACAAGTCCACAACAGGCAAGAAACATCGCAGAGATCATCAAAAAGAAATCACCATGCCTGAGATCAAAACAGGAGATGCACAAATAAACCTTGCATTATATGGCACCTCTCGggtgaaacaaaagaaaaatatttctatGTTCACATCATCAGATAAGGTGCCTATTCCTCCCAAAacaattaatgtaaaaataggTTCTGGTGGGAATAAATACTGGAATTCCCAGAAGAAGACCTCTGTTTTATTAAGGCCATCTAATAACAGAAGGTCAAAAAAGCTAAAACATGCAAAAGCACCAGAATCAAACCTTTATGCTGCAGATAACTCTGTGATTAAAACTACATCTTTTGATCTGATTACTACTTTGCCATGTCATGAAGAAAGTGCACAAAATCAGCCTAAAGTAAATAATGGGAGTACATTATCTTTGGCATCAGCTGACAATCAGAAAAAGACAGCCACCAGTCAATCCAAGAAAAAACCAAGGAAAAAAATCAGTTCTACCAGAAAGGATAAAATAATGAAGCTGAAAcggaatacatttttttcatcgTTTAATTTCAGGAGGAAATGTAATTCTGCAAATAACACAAATGAACTAATAAAGACTTCTTTTGATCCGGCTCAGCCCAATAGTACAAGtaaaaataagttaaatacagGTGTGGCCTTGAATTTCGGAGTTCTGCCAGCATCTTTCAACATATTAGAAGGCAGTTCATCTATGGAAGCCAATCAGTCCGTGAGCGCAGATAGTG gCTCCAAAGATAAAAGTATGCTACTGATTAAAAGGAAATGGGCCATAtcag gtacttggtgtgacagcCCCAGGAAGAAACAGTGCCTCAAATCTACCCCAACCCTGCCAAACACGTCTGGGCTCAGTACATTCCAAGAGTTCAAgaagaaatatgaaaaaaaaaatcagaacatTTCTGTCTAA
- the si:ch211-106e7.2 gene encoding uncharacterized protein si:ch211-106e7.2 isoform X1: MSFYLPRLHHHNLGRMKTFLQSQNMLQTNGKAGEQPLLQKCPFQFNSSPFEHQNPSSVSTINVPQQSVSHLIVVNNLGGSWKNNLYSHQQLVEITSNLPEDTTSLGFFADVGHFGAIVAKDQIFRLRQQNACMAKDINQQKYAPQEAISVVTPLTQKVVEGVTFSKNLNKKEISLETSFVPNKADYQPHIPQVLQSTNERGAGINDNTSQTKKSSSKSVLATEILDCVMGGPDENNNVSGQSEILSSFPHGGGDNRSAKFPRGYDARVIDRNSVSIKTRMDNLSTIPVTEWTLQKLHTLVTVLEQKQKRQQKDMPFTDLFSEILKLYWNGNHKDLCSAARSKMYVNTMKEVRLHCGTDNSVILQAVSRERLKESESSFHILEHCFTPPKMVYTSSWLNLSENLNDTDQKPDCVSSLMTLHCKPKPPDKGLPKKELDNMQDTTNETIKACNKAQSGEEEQSKPLPTEQQMNSSDKIRGHTAMDVKNKCSVKKTAGQDSMTLKNVLMECVPSEKTNTSEDKNEAPLQVSLSTQSSDVSDSFTKPGNLIQPLSTHMTTLLEKTDIADCVSVKVSVLPPEKAQRLFTDEPDEEVHNIQKEDAKILTDSKGQATAESFDKDKKQVDPAIEFDKKSNTIKINCQVENYCCLAKWFQALGYRNRGNCKCEIKADAVTFGIGVNGLNSAKHRHPFHNTCQLTDMDNRELRKTRKAKNRFAYRGLTGKKHVASPIDDDASMDEFEIVDVITNYEDVLELANSVSMQLIEKPLKRCTLHKSTTGKKHRRDHQKEITMPEIKTGDAQINLALYGTSRVKQKKNISMFTSSDKVPIPPKTINVKIGSGGNKYWNSQKKTSVLLRPSNNRRSKKLKHAKAPESNLYAADNSVIKTTSFDLITTLPCHEESAQNQPKVNNGSTLSLASADNQKKTATSQSKKKPRKKISSTRKDKIMKLKRNTFFSSFNFRRKCNSANNTNELIKTSFDPAQPNSTSKNKLNTGVALNFGVLPASFNILEGSSSMEANQSVSADSGSKDKSMLLIKRKWAISGTWCDSPRKKQCLKSTPTLPNTSGLSTFQEFKKKYEKKNQNISV, translated from the exons ATGAGTTTTTATCTTCCACG gttgcatcatCATAACCTTGGAAGAATGAAAACCTTTTTACAGTCTCAAAACATGTTACAAACAAATGGGAAAGCAGGTGAACAACCCCTGCTTCAAAAATGCCCATTTCAGTTCAATTCTTCCCCCTTCGAACACCAAAATCCATCTTCTGTCTCTACCATCAATGTACCCCAGCAGTCTGTGTCACATTTAATTGTTGTGAATAATCTTGGTGGAAGCTGGAAGAACAATCTATACAGTCACCAGCAGCTTGTGGAAATTACTTCGAATTTACCTGAAGACACCACCTCTCTGGGATTCTTTGCTGATGTTGGACACTTTGGTGCTATTGTAGCGAAGGATCAAATATTCAGACTTCGTCAACAAAATGCCTGTATGGCCAAAGATATCAATCAGCAGAAGTATGCGCCTCAGGAAGCTATTTCTGTTGTTACACCATTGACTCAAAAGGTGGTGGAAGGTGTTACATTTTCAAAGAACCTAAACAAAAAGGAGATAAGCCTTGAAACGAGCTTTGTACCCAATAAGGCTGACTATCAACCTCACATTCCACAGGTTTTACAATCAACAAATGAAAGAGGTGcaggaataaatgataatacATCACAAACAAAGAAATCATCATCAAAATCTGTACTAGCCACTGAAATACTTGATTGCGTGATGGGTGGGCCTGATGAGAATAATAACGTTTCTGGTCAGAGTGAAATATTGTCCTCATTCCctcatggtggtggtgataaccGTAGTGCTAAATTTCCCAGAGGATATGATGCTAGAGTGATTGACAGAAATTCTGTGAGCATCAAAACTAGAATGGATAACTTGTCTACTATACCTGTAACTGAGTGGACTCTTCAGAAATTGCACACCTTGGTGACTGTCTTAGAGCAGAAGCAAAAAAGGCAGCAGAAGGACATGCCTTTTACTGACCTTTTTAGTGAGATTCTAAAGTTGTATTGGAATGGGAATCATAAAGATTTATGTAGTGCCGCAAGATCAAAAATGTATGTCAACACCATGAAAGAAGTCAGACTTCACTGTGGAACAGACAATTCTGTAATACTCCAGGCAGTTTCAAGAGAGAGACTAAAGGAATCTGAATCAAGTTTTCACATTTTAGAACACTGCTTTACACCACCCAAGATGGTGTACACATCGTCCTGGTTAAATCTCAGTGAGAATCTCAATGATACTGACCAGAAACCTGATTGTGTGTCATCCTTAATGACTTTGCACTGCAAACCCAAACCCCCTGACAAAGGATTGCCAAAGAAAGAGCTGGACAACATGCAGGACACTACAAATGAAACGATAAAGGCATGTAATAAGGCACAAAGTGGTGAAGAGGAGCAGAGCAAACCGTTACCGACTGAGCAGCAAATGAACTCAAGTGACAAAATCAGAGGACACACTGCCATGGatgtcaaaaataaatgttctgtCAAAAAGACAGCAGGACAAGATAGTATGactctgaaaaatgtgttaatgGAATGTGTGCCAtcagaaaaaacaaatacatcagAGGATAAAAATGAGGCACCTTTGCAAGTTTCGTTAAGTACACAATCATCTGATGTCAGTGACAGCTTTACAAAACCTGGGAACTTGATCCAACCCCTCAGTACACACATGACAACTTTACTGGAGAAAACTGATATTGCAGACTGCGTTTCTGTCAAAGTGAGCGTCCTTCCACCAGAGAAAGCGCAAAGATTGTTTACTGATGAGCCAGATGAAGAGGTGCACAACATACAAAAAGAAGATGCTAAAATTTTGACTGACAGCAAGGGTCAAGCCACTGCTGAATCATTTGACAAGGATAAAAAGCAAGTGGACCCTGCAATTGAATTTGATAAAAAGAGCAATACAATTAAAATCAATTGCCAAGTGGAGAACTACTGTTGTCTTGCTAAATGGTTCCAAGCTTTGGGCTACAGAAATAGAGGAAATTGCAAGTGTGAGATAAAGGCTGATGCTGTAACCTTTGGCATAGGTGTGAATGGGTTAAATTCAGCTAAGCACAGGCATCCTTTCCACAACACTTGTCAGCTCACTGATATGGACAATCGTGAGCTAAGAAAAACCAGAAAGGCAAAGAATAGATTTGCATACAGAGGTCTGACTGGAAAAAAACATGTTGCCTCACCTATTGATGATGATGCCAGCATGGATGAGTTTGAGATTGTGGATGTCATCACAAATTATGAAGATGTACTGGAATTGGCCAATTCAGTGTCTATGCAGTTGATAGAAAAACCACTAAAACGATGCACTTTACACAAGTCCACAACAGGCAAGAAACATCGCAGAGATCATCAAAAAGAAATCACCATGCCTGAGATCAAAACAGGAGATGCACAAATAAACCTTGCATTATATGGCACCTCTCGggtgaaacaaaagaaaaatatttctatGTTCACATCATCAGATAAGGTGCCTATTCCTCCCAAAacaattaatgtaaaaataggTTCTGGTGGGAATAAATACTGGAATTCCCAGAAGAAGACCTCTGTTTTATTAAGGCCATCTAATAACAGAAGGTCAAAAAAGCTAAAACATGCAAAAGCACCAGAATCAAACCTTTATGCTGCAGATAACTCTGTGATTAAAACTACATCTTTTGATCTGATTACTACTTTGCCATGTCATGAAGAAAGTGCACAAAATCAGCCTAAAGTAAATAATGGGAGTACATTATCTTTGGCATCAGCTGACAATCAGAAAAAGACAGCCACCAGTCAATCCAAGAAAAAACCAAGGAAAAAAATCAGTTCTACCAGAAAGGATAAAATAATGAAGCTGAAAcggaatacatttttttcatcgTTTAATTTCAGGAGGAAATGTAATTCTGCAAATAACACAAATGAACTAATAAAGACTTCTTTTGATCCGGCTCAGCCCAATAGTACAAGtaaaaataagttaaatacagGTGTGGCCTTGAATTTCGGAGTTCTGCCAGCATCTTTCAACATATTAGAAGGCAGTTCATCTATGGAAGCCAATCAGTCCGTGAGCGCAGATAGTG gCTCCAAAGATAAAAGTATGCTACTGATTAAAAGGAAATGGGCCATAtcag gtacttggtgtgacagcCCCAGGAAGAAACAGTGCCTCAAATCTACCCCAACCCTGCCAAACACGTCTGGGCTCAGTACATTCCAAGAGTTCAAgaagaaatatgaaaaaaaaaatcagaacatTTCTGTCTAA